From Gemmatimonadota bacterium, a single genomic window includes:
- a CDS encoding GWxTD domain-containing protein: MKALVLLVLTCLIAAPAWTSEVDSLYHAALSRMNEIEPKESVEEFKQVLKKNGKHAPALAQLTRLYIRLDTPEFRRRAVEASEKAIRNEPENLQYQLLHGEALWNRGFQREAKAHYEKVIKKFPNAAVAAYDAGRHVFGEYMITRDRIIQRRGAIRTFAKNEYDQAVMLLEKSLEIDPDYQDSYYLLGLAHLEHRRIPGMQRVMRRMMRKFPGDINAQLFMAYSHQLQGNLPEANKLYEKAIAAMGPEQRKMMESVDIIASKEDSARISKAMQIGDDGEWKDSAALKEFWNKNDPLFLTNHNERRMEHYGRVAYANLRFSVPARNIEGWKTIRGQTYIKYGKYQRRTTGVYPMFKETWYYDGYHFVFQSVNGVDGWGFAGEVGPSSTVDVTQAARMGSFGRSSRRLGSSSSRPRSSIPRSKRILDEYYDIQNRAAFKKVEARFVDPFHSRKYTLPYQITAFRAGKNMRMEIAYAIPTNKLKANDDQMIVMDDGLFMFDYRWRDIYRKVRPLGQKRPSGKNAQQYLLSQRPLELPQGMYNIVVEVGDRISGSIGTFRTERLLTVSESSLDMSDLLLAQKIEMINPFPEKRTDLRIAPNPLRAYRTGQSAYVYLEIYNLKKDEFGRTQYQIVYSISVPEKGEVDPSMFGAIDLTELDGLLIVSPPGQSAKGRSDNEKPASGSTKTRTRRANLRVRYVLAERNQKAESLEELRRAGQQSSTSVTSVYAGDKSDDFTFLEIDLSTMPRGIYKLEVAITDLKEKKQVKRNAVFRVRE; the protein is encoded by the coding sequence ATGAAAGCCCTCGTACTTTTGGTCCTCACCTGCTTGATCGCAGCACCGGCATGGACCAGCGAAGTAGATTCACTCTATCACGCTGCTCTTTCGCGCATGAACGAGATTGAACCCAAAGAAAGCGTGGAAGAATTCAAGCAAGTTTTAAAGAAAAACGGCAAACACGCCCCGGCACTTGCACAACTGACCCGCCTCTACATTCGCCTGGACACGCCCGAGTTTCGACGCCGTGCAGTAGAAGCCAGCGAAAAAGCCATTCGGAATGAGCCGGAAAATTTGCAATATCAACTCTTGCACGGCGAGGCATTGTGGAACAGGGGATTTCAGCGCGAGGCCAAGGCTCATTACGAAAAAGTCATTAAAAAATTTCCCAACGCAGCCGTAGCAGCCTACGATGCTGGCCGTCATGTATTCGGCGAATACATGATCACGAGAGATCGGATCATTCAGCGGCGAGGTGCGATTCGGACCTTTGCCAAGAACGAATACGACCAGGCTGTGATGCTATTGGAAAAAAGCCTGGAGATCGATCCAGACTATCAGGACTCCTATTATCTATTGGGACTGGCGCATCTGGAACACAGAAGAATCCCCGGCATGCAACGGGTGATGCGGCGGATGATGCGGAAATTTCCTGGCGACATCAACGCACAATTGTTCATGGCCTACTCGCACCAGCTTCAGGGCAATCTTCCAGAAGCGAACAAATTATATGAAAAAGCCATTGCAGCCATGGGTCCCGAACAGCGCAAAATGATGGAATCCGTAGATATCATCGCATCAAAAGAAGACAGTGCGCGCATTTCCAAAGCCATGCAGATTGGCGACGATGGTGAGTGGAAGGATTCTGCGGCATTGAAAGAGTTCTGGAACAAGAACGACCCGCTATTTTTGACCAATCACAACGAGCGGCGGATGGAGCACTACGGTCGCGTGGCGTATGCCAATCTGCGTTTTAGTGTGCCTGCCAGAAACATCGAAGGGTGGAAAACCATCCGCGGACAAACCTATATCAAATACGGAAAATATCAGCGGCGAACAACGGGCGTATATCCCATGTTCAAGGAAACGTGGTACTACGACGGATACCACTTCGTCTTTCAAAGTGTGAATGGCGTTGACGGTTGGGGATTTGCAGGCGAAGTCGGACCGAGCAGCACGGTCGATGTGACGCAAGCAGCCAGAATGGGCTCGTTCGGGAGAAGCTCGAGGAGGTTGGGAAGTTCGAGTTCGAGGCCGAGAAGTTCGATACCGAGGAGTAAACGAATCCTGGACGAGTATTACGACATACAAAATCGAGCGGCATTTAAGAAAGTGGAAGCGCGCTTTGTCGATCCATTCCACAGTCGGAAATACACCCTGCCGTACCAGATCACCGCCTTCCGCGCAGGAAAAAATATGCGCATGGAAATCGCCTATGCCATTCCCACGAACAAACTAAAAGCAAACGACGACCAGATGATCGTCATGGACGACGGGCTATTTATGTTCGATTACCGGTGGCGAGATATTTATCGCAAAGTGCGACCACTTGGACAGAAACGACCATCGGGGAAAAATGCACAGCAGTATCTGTTAAGCCAACGTCCCCTGGAACTTCCCCAGGGCATGTATAATATCGTGGTCGAAGTGGGAGACAGGATTAGCGGCTCCATCGGCACATTTCGCACAGAACGCCTTTTGACCGTATCTGAATCGAGCCTGGACATGAGTGACCTGTTACTCGCCCAGAAAATTGAAATGATCAATCCCTTTCCCGAAAAGCGAACCGACCTGCGCATTGCACCCAATCCGCTCCGCGCGTATCGCACTGGACAATCGGCCTATGTCTATCTGGAAATTTACAACCTGAAAAAAGACGAATTTGGGCGCACCCAATACCAGATTGTCTATAGCATCAGCGTACCTGAGAAAGGGGAAGTAGATCCCTCGATGTTCGGTGCCATAGACCTTACAGAGCTGGATGGATTGCTCATTGTGTCGCCGCCGGGGCAATCGGCCAAAGGACGCTCGGACAATGAAAAACCCGCCAGTGGAAGTACAAAAACGCGCACAAGGCGAGCGAATTTGAGAGTCCGATACGTGCTG